In the genome of Helicobacter sp. 11S03491-1, one region contains:
- a CDS encoding methyltransferase domain-containing protein, whose product MKEDALKWDKKYKQDLMPTTPSDFLINFVQILPVGRVLDIACGNGRNTKFLAQKGFVCECVDISQVGLLSLKNIKNTIPICCDLDNYEIKTLAYDVILNFYFLDRRLFEGISKGLKCGGVLLMETFIEDKDFPTDIAAQKILQKGELEKAFHDFEILHKQEKIICRNQQKAKVIEFAVRKS is encoded by the coding sequence ATGAAAGAAGATGCCCTCAAGTGGGATAAAAAATACAAGCAAGATTTGATGCCTACAACCCCAAGTGATTTTTTGATAAATTTTGTCCAAATATTACCTGTAGGAAGGGTTTTGGATATTGCTTGCGGGAATGGAAGAAATACAAAATTTTTGGCTCAAAAAGGTTTTGTTTGTGAATGTGTAGATATATCTCAAGTAGGTCTTCTTTCGTTGAAAAATATAAAAAATACAATCCCTATTTGTTGTGATTTGGATAATTATGAGATAAAAACTTTAGCTTATGATGTGATTTTGAATTTTTATTTTTTAGATAGAAGGCTTTTTGAGGGCATCTCAAAAGGCTTGAAATGCGGAGGTGTTTTATTGATGGAAACATTTATAGAAGATAAGGATTTTCCAACAGATATTGCAGCTCAAAAAATTCTTCAAAAAGGCGAACTTGAAAAAGCATTTCATGATTTTGAAATTTTGCACAAACAAGAAAAAATTATCTGCCGAAACCAACAAAAAGCCAAAGTAATTGAATTTGCTGTTAGGAAATCGTAG